A genome region from Oryctolagus cuniculus chromosome 20, mOryCun1.1, whole genome shotgun sequence includes the following:
- the LOC100344773 gene encoding disintegrin and metalloproteinase domain-containing protein 20 yields the protein MGPACTQAQLTGALWLQVLWTLLFPASCSHAPPGWRFTSSEIVIPRKVPHRTGRLQAPAQLSYSMRVHGRRHVLHMKLKKSLVPRNFPVITNDDQGAMQEDYPFVPRDCYYYSYLEGVPGSMATMDTCNGGLRGMLQVDDFTYEIKPLEASLKFEHVISLLVSEEREEEAKHCKIGGKDTYQASEEENYAETPRAGPVYMWQVHYKVLRLHYTVSSSLYFTNRNQTQIIENVVIMNNILHSIYRPASLNAAIRMLCIWTGEDQMEVTQRPHPSSAVTDFGLWKLADVYPYFSHSTSVLYTGHAIAGHNYYASQGGICNPNWGAFFVYVSRYHIFVAASIAAHALGHNMGLNHDSAGCRCFRRSTCVMAPVPGLQDMLSNCSYHGVYHRVVFWDPCLSSPNVPYNNFPYIAPRCGDKIRNQQEECDCGSFKECTENKCCGTNCALTLGSHCDHTPCCNEKCKLSAPGVICRDIRGICDLPEYCDGKTENCPKDFYIQDGTPCSPLAVCVRGNCSDRDMQCQALFGYEVGDGPKACYEKLNIIGDRFGNCGIRQQRPGRVPFKCEQDDVLCGMLHCGTIKEIPGGGLHTTFRRILVQGVKQEECFGYEIHHGSEVPQIGLVVDGATCGPGSFCLNQNCTFHADMNFDCDVKTCNYNGVCNNNKNCHCLRGWKPPNCEQKGQGGSVDSGPLPDKEVGIKPNIRGIVSYEVILICIRLSLFLAAIIIGAFTTAKRYIDKKVLEDEYESDESL from the coding sequence ATGGGGCCTGCCTGCACCCAGGCACAACTAACAGGAGCTCTCTGGCTGCAAGTGCTCTGGACACTCCTCTTCCCTGCCAGCTGCTCCCATGCCCCACCAGGATGGCGCTTCACTTCTTCTGAAATTGTCATCCCAAGGAAGGTGCCCCACAGGACGGGAAGACTTCAGGCACCAGCCCAGCTATCCTACAGCATGCGCGTCCATGGCCGAAGACACGTGCTCCACATGAAGCTCAAGAAGAGCTTGGTGCCAAGAAATTTTCCTGTTATTACCAATGACGACCAGGGCGCTATGCAGGAAGACTACCCATTTGTCCCCCGAGACTGTTACTACTACAGCTACCTGGAAGGGGTTCCTGGGtccatggccacaatggacacCTGCAACGGAGGTCTGCGTGGCATGCTGCAAGTGGATGACTTCACTTACGAAATCAAACCACTGGAGGCTTCTTTGAAATTTGAGCATGTGATTTCCCTGCTTGTgtcagaggaaagagaagaggaggccAAGCACTGTAAAATTGGAGGGAAAGACACATATCAAGCCTCAGAAGAGGAAAATTATGCCGAAACTCCAAGAGCCGGTCCTGTTTATATGTGGCAGGTACATTATAAAGTCTTGAGACTACACTACACAGTTTCTTCCTCTTTATACTTTACAAACAGAAATCAGACCCAGATAATAGAGAATGTGGTCATTATGAACAATATCCTGCATTCCATTTATCGGCCAGCATCCCTAAATGCTGCCATACGTATGTTGTGCATATGGACTGGAGAAGATCAAATGGAGGTAACACAAAGACCTCATCCGTCAAGTGCTGTAACTGATTTTGGTTTGTGGAAATTAGCGGACGTTTATCCATATTTTTCACATTCTACTTCTGTGCTTTACACCGGTCATGCAATTGCAGGGCATAATTATTATGCCAGCCAAGGAGGTATATGCAATCCTAACTGGGGTGCATTTTTTGTCTATGTATCACGGTATCACATATTTGTGGCTGCGAGCATTGCAGCTCACGCATTAGGTCACAACATGGGCTTGAATCATGATTCTGCAGGTTGCCGATGTTTCCGAAGAAGCACTTGTGTCATGGCTCCTGTGCCTGGTCTTCAGGATATGCTGAGCAATTGCTCTTATCACGGTGTGTATCATCGTGTTGTTTTCTGGGATCCTTGCTTGAGTAGTCCAAATGTTCCATATAATAATTTTCCTTACATAGCTCCTCGTTGTGGAGACAAGATAAGAAATCAGCAGGAGGAATGTGACTGTGGCTCCTTTAAAGAATGTACTGAAAATAAGTGTTGTGGTACTAATTGTGCCCTCACCCTTGGCAGTCATTGTGACCATACTCCTTGCTGCAACGAGAAGTGCAAATTATCTGCCCCTGGAGTGATTTGCAGAGATATTCGTGGGATTTGTGATCTGCCAGAGTATTGTGATGGGAAAACAGAAAACTGCCCAAAAGACTTTTACATCCAGGATGGAACCCCATGTTCACCGCTAGCCGTTTGTGTAAGAGGAAACTGCAGTGACCGTGATATGCAATGCCAAGCCCTTTTTGGATACgaagtaggtgatggcccaaaagCATGTTATGAAAAATTGAATATTATTGGTGATCGATTTGGAAACTGTGGGATTAGGCAGCAACGACCTGGAAGAGTACCTTTTAAATGTGAACAAGATGATGTTTTATGTGGAATGCTGCACTGTGGAACAATCAAGGAAATACCTGGTGGAGGACTGCACACTACATTTAGACGCATATTAGTGCAGGGTGTTAAACAAGAAGAATGCTTTGGATATGAAATACATCATGGGTCAGAAGTGCCACAAATAGGGCTTGTCGTCGACGGTGCAACATGTGGTCCAGGAAGCTTCTGTTTGAACCAGAATTGTACTTTTCATGCAGACATGAATTTTGACTGTGATGTGAAGACATGCAATTACAATGGAGtgtgtaacaacaacaaaaactgtcaCTGTTTGCGTGGATGGAAACCACCAAATTGTGAACAAAAGGGACAGGGTGGTAGTGTAGATAGTGGCCCCCTACCTGACAAAGAAGTTGGTATTAAACCCAATATCCGTGGTATAGTCAGCTATGAAGTAATTTTAATATGTATTCGTTTAAGTCTTTTTCTGGCTGCAATAATCATTGGTGCCTTTACAACAGCAAAACGATATATAGATAAGAAAGTATTGGAAGATGAATATGAAAGTGATGAATCTTTGTAA